The nucleotide sequence GCGCGAATGCGTGAAGGCCGGGAAAGGGTTCGAAACCGAAACCCTCAACTACAGCAAGGAAGGCCGCGCCTACATCGTCCATATCGAATGCCAGCCGTTGTTCGACAAATCCGGCAAACTCACCGGTTTCATGGCCATCGAACGGGATATCACCCAGACCAGGCGGACCAACCTCTTGTTGGAAGCAGTGGCGACCATGAGCAGCACGTTGTTGGAAAGAGGCATCGATCCGTCGGTCTGGGGCGGCATCCTCCAGTCCCTCGGCATGGCGGCGAATGTGGAACGCTGCCATTTGTCCAAGGTCCACACCTTCGAGGGAGGATGCTCGCTTCACGCAAGCCAGATCGCGGTCTGGAACTCGACCGCCGACTCTCCATGGATGCAGGAACCCGAGTTGCAGAACCGGCCATTCGAGGATTCCGACCACTCCCGTTGGTTCCATGAACTGTCGGCCGGTCGTGAGATCTGCGGCCTGATCAAGGACTTTCCAGTTTGCGAACGGTCCTTGCTTGAGAAAAGGAACGTCCGCTCCGTCCTCATCCTGCCGATTCTCGCGGCGGGCAAGCTCTGGGGGTTCCTCAGCTTCGTAGCCTGTCACGAAGACAAGATTTGGGAGGACTGGGAAATTTCCATCCTACGTTCCGCGGCGGCGAACATCGGCCTGAGACAGGTGGCCCAGGGTGAGGCGGACGCACTCGTGCTGGCGCGTGACGAGGCGAACCGCGCCGCCATCGTCGCCGACAGGGCGAATCTGGCGAAAAGCACCTTCCTCGCCACCATGAGCCATGAGATCCGCACTCCGCTCAATGCGGTGATCGGAATGGCATCCCTGTTGGAAACCACCTCACTCAACGCCCAGCAGCAGGATTATGCCCAGACCATCCTCAGTTCGGGAAATTTCCTGTTGGAGCTGATCAATGACATCCTGGACTACTCACGGATCGAGAGCGGACACATCGAGCTGGACAAGTCCCCTCTCGTGCTCGCCGATGTCTGCCGGGAGGCTTTCGACGTCATCCGACATGGAGTGATCGGCAAGGACACCGAATTGATCGGATTCATCTCTCCTGACATTCCATTCCAGTTTGAGGGAGACCACGCCCGGATCCGCCAGATTCTCATCAATCTCCTGAGCAACGCGGTGAAGTTCACCCCCGGCGGATTTGTCAGTCTCGAGGTGGGCGGAACACGTGCTGCGGACGGGCGTTGGAAGTTGGAATTTGTCGTCAGCGACTCCGGCATCGGCATTTCGGAAGAGGCCATCGACCGGCTGTTCCGTCCCTTTGTCCAGGAAGACTCGTCCACCACCCGCCGCTTCGGTGGCTCCGGGCTGGGTCTGGCGATCAGCAAGCGGCTCGCCGAGGTGATGAATGGAGACATCACCATCGCCAGCACTCCAGGCAAGGGGGCCGCGTTCACCGTTACGGTGATTCTGAACGCCACCACCGCGGACGTTCCCGCCCTGTCCTCGCCGGCACCATTCGCGATCACTCCTTCACCCCGCATTCTGGTGGTGGATGACAACGGGACCAGCCTACGCATCATCCGGGAAAACCTCATGCGTTGGCAACTTCCCCATGACGCCGCCACCTCGGCGCAAGAGGCCATCCGGATGTGGGGGGATTCCGGCCCCTACGATCTCGTCCTGACGGACCAGCATATGCCCGAAATGGATGGCATTTCCATGACACGGCACCTGCGTTCACTGCCCGGTGCCTCGTCCACACGCTTTGCCCTTCTCGGAACGGAAAGCAGCCTGGCTCCGCCCGCGCGGGAACTTTTTGATGAGGTGGCCACCAAACCCGTCTGGCCGGGGTCCCTGCACTCCATGCTCGAACGTCTGCTTCCGGGCGGCGGCACCATTGGCCCGGGAACCGTTCCTCCTGCCAAGAACGTCGAGAGCGAATGGTTCTCCGATCTCAAGGTGCTCGTGGCCGAGGACAATCCCAACAATCAAAAAGTCATCCGCCTCCTCCTCAAGCGTCTCGGAATCCAGCCGGACATCGTTGCCGACGGATTACAAGCGGTCGATGCCGCCTCCGCAACACCCTACGATGTGATTCTGCTGGATTTGCAGATGCCCGTGATGGATGGTGTCCAGGCATGCGAGGCCATCCGGAGCACCGCTCTGCCGAAACGACCTTTTATCGTCGCCCTGACGGCGAATGTCTTCCAGGCGGATCGCGACCGGGCGGCGGCGGCCGGCATGGATGAATATCTTTCCAAGCCCATCACGCTGGACCGATTGCGGGAAATGATGAACCATATCTCCCAGAGCCTGCCACCCGGCGATTAAAACCTCCCTTATGGACATGTCCCCGTCTCCGTCTCCTCACGATCCCCCATTGCTGGACCTGCGCCAACTCAGATCCTTCGTGGTGCTGGGCCACGAAAATTTCCTGGAACTGCTGGAGGACATGAAGGGTGACATGCCAAAAAGTTTCGCCGCCGTCCGCGAGGCCATGCTCACAGGTGATGCTGAAGAAACGTCCGCCGTGGCGCATTCGTCACGGGGCATTCTTTCCTACTTCGGCTGTGTCGCCCTCAACCAGCGGCTGGCCGTCATTGAAGCCCTCAAAACGGTGGACCCGTCCCAAGCGGAAATCGTTTTCAACGAACTCACCGCACTTTGGGCCGAGAGTGTGGTCGCGATCAAGGAATGGGAGAGCGGCGTTCCGGAGTTCAACTCCTGAACGGATCAGCTTAGGAACGCTGACTCCGGGATCTCTGTCGATCGATGGCAATCCAACATCCTTGATGCTGGATTGCCGGAAGCGGGACCCGACATGACGTCGTGGACCATCACTCCACGGTCACACTCTTCGCCAGATTGCGAGGCTGATCAATTTCGCAGCCACGGATGCGCGCGACGTGGTATGAGAAAAGCTGCAACGCGACCACGGCCGGGATGGTGGCGACAAGCGGATGACAACGCGGGATGGTGATGTAGTCATCCATGCACTCGGCGGTCTCATGGTCTCCTTCGGTGACGATTCCGAGGATGCGGGCACCCCGGGCACGGCATTCCTCGACATTGCCAAGAGTCTTGTCCTTGCCCGGAATGTCCACCGCGAGGGCGATGATCGGCGTGCCCTGTTCCAGGAGCGCGATGGGTCCGTGCTTGAGTTCCGCCGCGTGATAGCCTTCCGCGTGGATGTAGGAGATTTCCTTGAGCTTGAGCGCGCCTTCAAGAGCCACGGGATACATCGGTCCGCGGCCGATGAAGAACGCGTGTTCGTTTTTCGCGTAGTCTTCGGCGATTCGGGCGATTCGGGCGTCCTGTGTGATCACCCTTGCGACAAGTTCGGGAATGGACTCGATCTCGCGGGCGAGCTTGTAGCCGTCCTCCCGCGAGAAGCGGCGGCCCCGCCCGAGCTTGAGCGCCATCATCAGGAGCACCGCGACCTGACAGGTGAAGGCCTTGGTCGAGGCAACGGAAATCTCGGGTCCCGCGTGGAGATAGACTCCCCTGCCTGTTTCGCGGGCGATGGTGGAACCGACCACATTGCAGAGACTCATCACGAACGCACCCTTCTGGATGGCTTCGCGAACCGCGGCCAGGGTATCCGCCGTTTCCCCGGATTGGGAGATCGCGACGACGAGGTCGCGGTTGGCGATGATGGGATTCCGGTACCTGAATTCCGCCGCCTGCTGCACTTCGGCATGGATGTCGGCGAGGTCCTCGAAGGCATATTCGCCCACGAGCCCCGCATGGAGCGACGTGCCGCAACCGATGAGCACTACCCGTGAAATTTCCGCCAGTTCCCTCGGTGAGGTGCCCATGCCGGAGAGAACGGCCGAACCGAGATCGAAATCCAAACGGCCCCGGATGGCATTCGCCAGCGAATCCGGTTGTTCATGGATCTCCTTGAGCATGAAGTGTTCATAGCCGCCTTTTTCCGCCGCAGCAGTATCGAGCCCAAGCTCCGCGATCTCGCGGGTGACAGGCACGTTGTTCAGGTCCCGGATATCCACGGAATCCGCGGTGACGATGGCGATGTCGTTGTCATCCAGATAAATGACCCGCTGCGTGTGGGCGACGATGGCGGATGCGTCGGACGCGATGATCGTCTCTCCATCCCCCACTCCGATGACGATGGGGCTGCCACGCCGGGCCGTGATGATTTTTCCCGGTTCCTGTGCGGAAAGCACGGCGATGCCGAAGGTGCCGTTCACCTGGTGCAGCGCGTCGCAAACGGCTTGGAAAAGATCACCCTTGTCACAATCCCCGATCAGGTGCGCGAGCACTTCCGTATCGGTCTCGGAGTAGAAGTGATGGCCCTTCCCTTCGAGCCGTGCGCGGAGGGACCGGTAGTTCTCGATGATGCCGTTGTGAACCAGGGCGATGTCCTCGGACTGGTCGAGGTGCGGGTGCGCGTTGACTTCTGTTGGCGGTCCGTGGGTCGCCCAGCGGGTGTGCGCGATGCCGGTGGATGCCCTGCTGAACAATTCGGGAGACCAGTCCGCATGCGCCCGGTCGTTGAGCTTGGCGACTTTGCCGGGCGACTTTGAAACGAGGACGCGGTCGTTATCCAGAATGGCGAGACCGGCCGAGTCATAGCCACGGTATTCCAAACGGCGCAAGCCGTTGATCAGGACGGTGGCAGCGTCCGCTTTTCCGATGTATCCGACGATTCCGCACATGTAATTGAAAGTTTGCTGGTTGAAAGATTGCTTTTTCAGGAAGAGGCTGGCGCTGGCGTGATTTTAGGGGCTATTCGCGGGCGCTCAACCCTCTTTATCAAAATTGGGTTCCGGTCAATCGCTGTGTTTCCCTCATTTCCCCGTTCAAAGCCGTATTTTTCATAAAATCGCAGCGCCCTTCCGTTCGAATGAGTTACTTCGGCGCGGATGGTCTGGAATCCGTTCAAGGAGGCCCAGTGGAAAACAGTGTCCATCAACCCGATGGCGAGATCGCCCCCACGATGCCCTGGCGCAATCCACACCTGCATCAGTTCCCCATCTTCGGGACGCGTATCATCCCGATAGAGGGCCGCCACACCGATCGGTTCATCCGCCAGAATGACAAAAGTCGCCCGGTCTCCTCCCTCCGCCGAGGCGTCCGCCTGCAACGACCAGCTTTCCTCCGTGCGAAGAAAGGCATCTGCGTATAGCGAGGCGAATGCCTCCGGGGATTCCCTCAACGACTCCAGCCGGACCCGCCGGTAGAGATCTGCTTCACCGACATTCAATCTCCGGATGGTTGCTTTCATTCCTTGTCGTTGTGTGGACTTCCGGTGGTCGTTGGCCACAATCCCGCGCCTCAGTTACCTGTGATCAGGTAATGATGGAAGAAGTAAATCTCGCGGACCAGAAAGCCAAGCCTCGCCCGCAAGGATCGGTAACGGGTCGTGGGAGTGGGTGATGAAACGGCTTCGAGTCCCAACCCATCCGCCATCGTCAGGGCCCTTTTCATGTGAAGAGGGTCGCTGACGATGATCGCGGTCTTGAGGGCATGACTATCCATCAAGGCTTTCGCTTCCGACAGGTTCTGCCGGGTGGTGTGGGACCGTTCTTCGATGAGGATGTCACCGGTTGGGACGCCTTGACCGATCGCGAACATCCTTCCGACAGCACCTTCCGAATGTTTCCGACCGTCACCGAAACCTCCTGTGAAAAGCAGTTTGGATGCATGCCCGGCACGGCGGAGTCCGATGGCGTGGCGGATGCGTTCTTCAAAAACCGGTGAGGGAACCCCGCCTTGGACCGCCGCTCCGAGCACGATGATGCAGTCGGACTTCACCGCATGGTCGACGGCACCAAAGCGCCAGATCATGCAACCCGATGCCAGCAACCAGACAAGACCGGCGAGGAATGCGAATACAGCGATCTTTCTGAAACGATGCCGCATGACGGTCGGTTGCCTAGCGGGCCGTTCTCGACCTCATCTTCAGCGTCTTGATTTCCGGGTAAGCGGTATCGGAAACCTCCACGCCCAGATCCCGAAGGTAGGGAATCGGAGCAACTTGTCCGGTGAACACCAGCACACCTTCCCTGAGATTACCCTCCTTCGGAAGAATCACATAATTTTCGGATACGGTGGCTTCGGCGAAGCCCATGTCTTTCAACCCTTTCGGAAGTTCCTTCCGGGGCACGTCCATCTCCGTATTCTTGCGCGGAGCCTCTTTCAACCAAGCCGCCCTTTTCTGTGCCAGGTGAGAGGAACCCGAGACGAGATCCGCCTTCTGCCCATCGCTGGGAAACGGTGCGGGGACACAAGACGCGAAGACGCAGGATATCAGGAGGACGAACGATCGGATGGGTTTCATGGGGGTTTGTTTATTGGGAAATGTCACGCTGCACGATCTCTCCCGGCCTCGTCGTGGTGTAGGGCCAGAATTTTCTGCCGGGGTAGATGGAGGTATTGATGCCGGTGTGGACGCCGTCACCGATGATCGCACCGAACTTGCGGCGGCCGGTATCGATGAGCTCTCCATCGACGGTCGAGCGATGATTTTTCCCGTCGTGGCGCAGGTTGGAGGTGGTGGTGCCGGCACCCAGGTTGACCTTTTCTCCCAGCACCGAGTCGCCGATGTAGGAGAGATGGCCGACGTTGGTATGGGAGAGGATCAGGCAGTTCTTGATCTCGACGGACTGGCCGATGTGGCATTTGTCGCCGATGCTGGTGTTTCCACGGATGTAGCAGTTCGGACCTATCTTGCAGTTGTCGCCGATGACGACGTTTCCTTCGATGAAAACACCGGGCAGGATGCGGGTTCCGACTCCGAGGTGGATGTTTCCCTCGATGACCGCTGACGGGTGGATATCACCGTGGACGGAACTCCCCGTAAGCGCCGAAACGAACAGTTCGTTCGCACGCAGCACATCCCATGGGAAACGGATCAGGAACGATGTTGTCGCGGCGAAGGTCTCATCCGTGCCGGGTTCGCTTCCCTTCCACGCGAGAGGCTGGCCGGAGACATCCACCAGAGAGGCTTTGCCTGAAGAAAGAAACTCCGCGAGTTCGGAAGGCTCGATCCATGCGGATGGATGCACGCCGACCGGTGCATCAGCAACCACGCGGCGATGATGTTCGCTCAACGGAATGTTTCCTATGGGAAACTCGGAGATCTGCCGGGTGAGGGAAAGCGGGGCACAGTCGGAGGGATCGGAGTACATGGAAAAAAGGACTTCAGGAACGGCTCGGAAACAGGAACCACGGAATATACCGAATACACGGAAACCAAGAGTTCAGGGCAATCACATTTCGGAAATTTTGATGCCGTTCTTCCACTTCCGTGTGTTCCCGGTATTCCGTGGCTCCCCTTCTCTTCCTCCACCCGTTCAACCGATTTCCTCGCGGATGGCGGCGGTGAACCTGTCGGTCCACGCCCGCACTTCGGAAAGTTCGCGATGTTCGACGAGGACGCGGATCTTGTTCTCGGTGCCGGAATAACGGATGAGGTGGCGGCCGCTCTCGCCAAACGCCGCGGTGGCCTGCGACATGAGTTCCTGGAGTTTGGGCAATGTCTCGAGCGGCGGCTTGGCCGGCACCGGCAGGTTCGCAAGCTGGGTGGGATACTCGTGCATGATGGCCGCGAGCTGGGCCAGCGTGGCCTTGCGTTCGATCATCATGCGCAGGACCTGGAGCGCGCTGAGGATGCCGTCACCGGTGGTGACGTGATCTCCGAAGATGAGGTGGCCGGAATTCTCTCCACCGAAGTTATAACCATTCTTCCTCATGCACTCGATGACGTTGCGGTCGCCGACGGCGGCGGTCTCGACGTGGATGCCGTTCTTTTTCATGGCTTCGATGAGGCCGAGGTTGCTCATCACGGTGGCGACGAGCGTGTCGTGCTTGAGTTTGCCGTGTTCTTTCAAACTGACGGCGCAAAGACCTAGAATGCGGTCGCCACTGACGACCTGGCCGTTGGCATCCGTGAAAATGACACGGTCGGCGTCGCCGTCGAATGAGATGCCGAGGTCGGCGTTGTGCTTGCGGACAAGTTCGCCGGCGGCCTCCGGGTGAAGCGCGCCACAGCCATCGTTGATGTTGATGCCATCGGGCTGGTTCGCCATGACGATGACCTCGGCACCGAGTTCCTTGAAAATGAGAGGAGCGATGAAGTAGGCGGCGCCGTGACCGCAGTCGATGACGATCTTCATCCCGTGCAGCGAGAGATTGTCGGCGGTGTTCTTCGCGAATTCGATGTAGCGGCCACGCGCGTCATCAATGCGGTGGGCCTTGCCGATGTTCGCGGGAGGCAGCGGCGCGGACTCCGGCACGTCACCGAGGATGTGGCCTTCGATAAGGCTCTCCAGATCATCGGAAAGCTTGTAGCCGTCCGGCCCGAAGATTTTCATGCCGTTGTCCTCATAGGGATTGTGCGAGGCAGTGATCATGATCCCGGCGGCGGCCCCCATGGATTTCGTCAGATGCGCGACAGCGGGAGTCGGGAGCGGTCCCACGAGATAGACGTCCATCCCCA is from Luteolibacter yonseiensis and encodes:
- the glmS gene encoding glutamine--fructose-6-phosphate transaminase (isomerizing) — encoded protein: MCGIVGYIGKADAATVLINGLRRLEYRGYDSAGLAILDNDRVLVSKSPGKVAKLNDRAHADWSPELFSRASTGIAHTRWATHGPPTEVNAHPHLDQSEDIALVHNGIIENYRSLRARLEGKGHHFYSETDTEVLAHLIGDCDKGDLFQAVCDALHQVNGTFGIAVLSAQEPGKIITARRGSPIVIGVGDGETIIASDASAIVAHTQRVIYLDDNDIAIVTADSVDIRDLNNVPVTREIAELGLDTAAAEKGGYEHFMLKEIHEQPDSLANAIRGRLDFDLGSAVLSGMGTSPRELAEISRVVLIGCGTSLHAGLVGEYAFEDLADIHAEVQQAAEFRYRNPIIANRDLVVAISQSGETADTLAAVREAIQKGAFVMSLCNVVGSTIARETGRGVYLHAGPEISVASTKAFTCQVAVLLMMALKLGRGRRFSREDGYKLAREIESIPELVARVITQDARIARIAEDYAKNEHAFFIGRGPMYPVALEGALKLKEISYIHAEGYHAAELKHGPIALLEQGTPIIALAVDIPGKDKTLGNVEECRARGARILGIVTEGDHETAECMDDYITIPRCHPLVATIPAVVALQLFSYHVARIRGCEIDQPRNLAKSVTVE
- a CDS encoding GNAT family N-acetyltransferase, whose amino-acid sequence is MKATIRRLNVGEADLYRRVRLESLRESPEAFASLYADAFLRTEESWSLQADASAEGGDRATFVILADEPIGVAALYRDDTRPEDGELMQVWIAPGHRGGDLAIGLMDTVFHWASLNGFQTIRAEVTHSNGRALRFYEKYGFERGNEGNTAIDRNPILIKRVERPRIAPKITPAPASS
- a CDS encoding response regulator; the encoded protein is MDYFIFLIGLFLLTAGVGSLFLYREDPLPMRWPLFAAALGILGLKVWSDILVFAYAPKEWLALTDASLGAGYATALLGVCLSPLTSGRRWLFAVKWMAMVMVFVLFFVIGANQGQSAWLHAPVLAMTFAATWKFARRHHASKDRGNRQGVAVILALLLAVVAGVCLQGDLVRISFDTEGQGLSIRRIVMLSAIAGAAACSLAFCVLVWRAIYQRNHLDFTPAILRRRKIGTRMILLAAVFTVVNGAWLAHWLGNQARNEQTSILLSALHLGGDNIDAKEVVRIAGRADEVNGAPFINLRDKLLEIRKALPGSRFVYLLAMRDDRLVFIVDAEDPANKATFSRPGQPVEDYPARWQPELAGQSTFVGPDRDVWGVWFSATVPVWDANQRLVALLGLDYPAAEWLKPVASRRVAAMGVTFSVTLLLVALFVFHLKSIETARRVDHLSERLTDAMTAAEFDTWECFPRPFKLSVGERISSILGIARSDPSLRMLWRQIHPEDRAQLFRYFRLQESPEVEVRLKDTEGRWLWFMLRGRVIHSSPGAPVRLVGTILNIDDRHRSRLEIDRQRQFAQQVMESVPNGLAVVSQEGIITYANPAFVSMARSEGTELVGTSLSSLFENTDFSAHPAGGYETVLTCAIGEPVPVLLYRASIKRNNHDTGFILALVDLTSAKTAERDLFRSRAEANRLALVAKRMDNAVVITNAAGRVEWVNEGFTKISGYTREDMLGKTPGSVLQGATASLTPARAYMRECVKAGKGFETETLNYSKEGRAYIVHIECQPLFDKSGKLTGFMAIERDITQTRRTNLLLEAVATMSSTLLERGIDPSVWGGILQSLGMAANVERCHLSKVHTFEGGCSLHASQIAVWNSTADSPWMQEPELQNRPFEDSDHSRWFHELSAGREICGLIKDFPVCERSLLEKRNVRSVLILPILAAGKLWGFLSFVACHEDKIWEDWEISILRSAAANIGLRQVAQGEADALVLARDEANRAAIVADRANLAKSTFLATMSHEIRTPLNAVIGMASLLETTSLNAQQQDYAQTILSSGNFLLELINDILDYSRIESGHIELDKSPLVLADVCREAFDVIRHGVIGKDTELIGFISPDIPFQFEGDHARIRQILINLLSNAVKFTPGGFVSLEVGGTRAADGRWKLEFVVSDSGIGISEEAIDRLFRPFVQEDSSTTRRFGGSGLGLAISKRLAEVMNGDITIASTPGKGAAFTVTVILNATTADVPALSSPAPFAITPSPRILVVDDNGTSLRIIRENLMRWQLPHDAATSAQEAIRMWGDSGPYDLVLTDQHMPEMDGISMTRHLRSLPGASSTRFALLGTESSLAPPARELFDEVATKPVWPGSLHSMLERLLPGGGTIGPGTVPPAKNVESEWFSDLKVLVAEDNPNNQKVIRLLLKRLGIQPDIVADGLQAVDAASATPYDVILLDLQMPVMDGVQACEAIRSTALPKRPFIVALTANVFQADRDRAAAAGMDEYLSKPITLDRLREMMNHISQSLPPGD
- the glmM gene encoding phosphoglucosamine mutase, yielding MKQSSKLFGTDGIRGRVNEFPITAEVALRMGKAVANVLRSSGRSRNRVLIGKDTRISGYMLETAITSGLVSMGMDVYLVGPLPTPAVAHLTKSMGAAAGIMITASHNPYEDNGMKIFGPDGYKLSDDLESLIEGHILGDVPESAPLPPANIGKAHRIDDARGRYIEFAKNTADNLSLHGMKIVIDCGHGAAYFIAPLIFKELGAEVIVMANQPDGININDGCGALHPEAAGELVRKHNADLGISFDGDADRVIFTDANGQVVSGDRILGLCAVSLKEHGKLKHDTLVATVMSNLGLIEAMKKNGIHVETAAVGDRNVIECMRKNGYNFGGENSGHLIFGDHVTTGDGILSALQVLRMMIERKATLAQLAAIMHEYPTQLANLPVPAKPPLETLPKLQELMSQATAAFGESGRHLIRYSGTENKIRVLVEHRELSEVRAWTDRFTAAIREEIG
- a CDS encoding YdcF family protein codes for the protein MRHRFRKIAVFAFLAGLVWLLASGCMIWRFGAVDHAVKSDCIIVLGAAVQGGVPSPVFEERIRHAIGLRRAGHASKLLFTGGFGDGRKHSEGAVGRMFAIGQGVPTGDILIEERSHTTRQNLSEAKALMDSHALKTAIIVSDPLHMKRALTMADGLGLEAVSSPTPTTRYRSLRARLGFLVREIYFFHHYLITGN